TTCTGCCGCCTCGGGATATCGTTCCCGTCGCGGCCCTTGTCGTCTGAAAGGGGATCTTCATGGTCATTCGCTTCATCCGCAAACGGGACGGGCAGGAAGTCGATTTCGACGTCCGCAAAGTCGAGAGGGCCGTCGAAAAGGCCGCTCGCGCCGTAGGCCGCGACGAGCCGGAACAGATCGGCCGTGACGTGGCCCGCGGCGTCACGGCCTACCTTCAGATCTTCTTCTCCCGCGAGGGCATTCCCGCCGTCGAGCAGGTCCAGGACCTGGTCGAGAAGATCCTCCTCGAAAAGGGCTATGCCGACGTGGGAAAGGCCTACATCCTCTACCGGGAGCAGCATGCCCGCATGCGCGACACGCAGCGCCTCGTCGGAGGCGCCGTCGACATGGTCAACCAGTACCTGGAGCGCATCGACTGGAAGGTCAACGAGAACAGCAACATGAGCTACTCCCTCCAGGGGCTGAACAACTACATCGCCTCGGAGATCACCGCCCAGTACTGGCTCCAGGAGATCTATCCCCCGGCCGTGCGCGATGCCCACGTCGCCGCCGATCTCCACATCCACGACCTGAGCAACCTCTCCGTCTACTGCTGCGGCTGGGACATCCAGGATCTCCTCCGGTCGGGCTTCACCGGCGTGGCGACCAAGACGGGAAGCCTGCCGCCGAGGCATTTCCGCACGGCCCTGGGCCAGATCGTCAACTTCTTCTACACCCTCCAGGGCGAATCGGCCGGAGCCCAGGCCTTCGCCAATTTCGACACCTGCCTGGCTCCCTTCATCCACTACGACGGGCTGAGCTATCGGGAGGTGAAGCAGTCCCTCCAGGAGTTCGTCTTCAACCTCAACGTCCCCACGCGGGTCGGTTTCCAGACGCCCTTCACCAACATCACCCTCGACCTGACGGTCCCCGCCGGAATGGCGGGCACTCCGGCCATCGTCGGCGGCCGCTTCATGGACCGGACCCTGGGCGAGTTTCAGGCCGAGATGGACATGCTCAATCGGGCCTTCGCCGAAGTCATGCTCGAGGGCGACGCCAACGGCAAGGTCTTCGGCTTTCCCATTCCCACCTACAACATCACCGAGGACTTCGACTGGGACAATCCCGTCCTCGACCCCGTCTGGGAGATGACGGCCAAGTACGGCATTCCCTACTTCGCCAACTTCATCCATTCCGATATGAGCCCCGACGACGCCCGGAGCATGTGCTGCCGCCTCCGCCTCGACAACAGGGAGCTGCGCAAGCGCGGCGGAGGTCTCTTCGGCTCCAATCCCATGACGGGATCGATCGGCGTCGTCACCATCAACATGGCCCGCATCGGCTTTCTGGCCCGCACGGAGAGCGAGTTCTTCGACCGCCTCCTCCACCTCATGGACCTGGCCAGGGAGAGCCTGGAGATCAAGCGCAAGGCCCTGGAGAAGCTCACCGAGGCGGGGCTCTATCCCTACTCGCGCTTCTACCTCAGGGAGATCAAGAGGGCCTCGGGAAACTACTGGAACAACCACTTCAACACCATCGGTGTCAACGGCATGAACGAGGCCCTTCTCAACTTCCACGGTCACGACCTCACCCGACAGGAGGGCATCGATTTCGCCGCCAAGGTGATGCGCCGCATGCGCGACCGCCTGGCCGACTATCAGGAGGCGACGGGGAACCTCTACAACCTGGAGGCGACGCCCGCCGAGGGGGTCACCTACCGGTTCGCCCGCAAGGACAAGGAGCTCTTCGGGGCCCGCATCGCCTGCGCCAACCAGGAAAATTGGCTCCACGGCGCCGAGCCCTACTACACCAACTCCTCTCAACTCCCCGTGGGGTTCACCGACGACATCTTCGAGGCCCTCGACCTCCAGGACGAGCTTCAGACCCTCTATACGGGCGGCACGGTCTTCCACGGCTTCCTGGGCGAGAACCTTCCCGACGTGGACAGCGTCAAGGCCCTGGTCCGCCGCATCGCCGATCACTACCGCATTCCCTATTACACCATCACGCCCACCTTCAGCGTCTGTCCCGTCCACGGCTACATCCCGGGGGCCCACGAGTTCTGCCCCTACTGCGACGCCGAAAGGGGCTACGTCGAGGAAGAGAAGATCTCATGAAGCTCGCGGGCCTGATCAGGACGAGCCTTCTCGACGACCCGGGCTACATCTGCTGCGTCGCCTTCACCTCCGGCTGCGACCTGCGCTGTCCCTACTGCCACAACGGCGATCTGGTCGAAGGGGCTGTCGATGGGGAGGGGTTCCCGCTGGAGAGGCTCTGGGATCATCTCGAGGCCCGTCGAGGTCGGCTCGACGGCGTCGCCTTCACGGGAGGGGAGCCGACGCTCCAGCCCGATTTGGCCGAGGTCCTGGCCGAGGCCCGGGTGCGGGGCTTCCGGGTCAAGCTGGACACGAACGGCACGAGGCCCGGCGTGCTCGAGGAGCTGCTGGGTCGCCGTCTCGTCGATCGCGTCGCCCTCGACGTCAAGTTGCCTCTGGAGCGGTACGGCGAGCTGGGGGCCTCGCCGGACCGGATCGAGGCCGTCGGGAAGAGCCTCTCGCTCCTCCTTGAAGGTGCCGTCGACGTCCTTTTTCGCACCACCGTCGTCCCCGGCCTCCACGACGAGACCGATATGGAGGCCATCGCGAAGCTCTGCCGGGGGGGAGGCGTTTCGTCATCCAGAACTTCCGTCCCGGCAAAACCCTCGATCCCTCCTACGGAACGAGAGCTCCCTTCCCGCCGTCGCGGCTGGAGGGGTTTCGGAAAATCCTCGAGGCACAGGGCCTCGTCGTCGACATACGACCCTGAAGGGTCCCGTTCGATCCGCGAAAGGAGAGCTGCTCCAAATGGAAAAGGACAAGAGAACTCGCTGTGAGATCTACTCCCGCGTCGTCGGTTTTCTCACCCCTGTCTCGCAGTGGAACAAGGGGAAAAAAGAGGAATTTCGCGATCGCCGCACCTTCGATCGCGTCCTTGAAAAGAAGGCCCAGGTCGCGGTCCACTGAAGCGACGATCCGTCACGTTCAGGCGGCGCAGGGGGAGGTCCTCGGACCTCCCCCTGCGCCGTTTTTCGGTCCTCGCCCTCTCGAACGCGTCACGGCAGGGAGTATCATGAGGGGAGCCGTTTATCGCGTCAGCGTGGTTCTTGTCGGCCGGTGTCCGGGGTCTCTTTGCGCGCAGAGAAAAGGGAGGGGACGCATTTGAAGGTGAAGAAGATCGGTCTTGTCCTGATTCTGGCTCTTATCGGTCTGGCTCTCTTTCGGGTGACGGTCGGCGGCGAGGCACCTCCGACCGTCACGGGCGGAGATCCCGTCGCCTACCGCTGCGACAACGGTGACAGGGTCGTGGCCCGCTATTACGGCCTCGCCGACGGGAGCCTGCACTTCGTCAGGCTTTCCTTCCCCGGCGGCGAGTACACGCTGCCTCAGCTTTTGTCCGCCTCGGGGGCTCGCTACAGCGACGAGGCGCGGCTGGTCTGGTGGGTCAAAGGCGATGAGGTCCGCGTGGAGAGCCGCGACGAAGAGGGCGAATGGCGAGACTGGGGGAGCTGCCGCGTCGAACCGTAGCCGGGTGTCGGGTGAAGGCAGGGATGTCTCTGACTCCGGCCGGCGCCGTCGGCGCCGGAAAGGCGAGCCCCTCCGTCGCACAGCTGTCGACCTGCGGGCGGGAGCGGGACGAAGAACGCCCCTGCCGCCGTCGATCGACGGCGGCAGGGGCGTTCTTCCCGGCCGTGGAGGAGGCGTCCGGAGGCTCGAGGCGCCGGAGAGAGGGAGCGGCCCGCGACGGCGGGGCTCGGTTCTGCGCGAAAAGATAAATAAGATAAAAAATCTGGATCGTCAGGCGGAAGGGGGCGAAAATAGACAAAAGAATCGTCAGGCAATTACCCGGCTTCGAGCCAAGGAGGTCTTCAGACATGAAGAAACAGCTCTCGCTATTCCTGCTCGCTTTCGTCCTTTCCGTCGCCTCCGTCGGCGCGGCCCACGCCGCCGACGTGGCCCTCACCTCCGTCGGTCAGAGTCCCGACGCCGTCATGGCCCGCGTCGTCTTCCGCAAGCTGGCCGTCGACGTCGATTACGACGCCCTCATGAAACCCGAGGCCCTGGCCGGACAGAAGGTCCTCGTCGCCGTCGTCGGAGGCAGCTCGAAGGGGCTCGGCGCGGCCGGAATCGACCAGGATCAGGAAAAGGCCCGGGCCATCGCCCTCATCGAGGCGGCGAAGACGAAGGGGATCAAGGTCCTCGTCATGCACGTCGGCGGCGAGGGGCGGAGGGGAACCCTGTCGGACCTCTTCATCGAGGCCGTCGTCCCCCTGGCCGATCACCTCATCGTCGTCGAGGGAGCCGACAAGGACGGCCTCTTCACGCGCCTCGTCGAGGGCAAGGGAATCGCCGTCGACACGGCGGCGACGGTCCGCGCCACCGACGAGCCCCTCAAGGCCCTTCTCGCCCTCTGGGGCGTCCTCTAGTCTCCGGCCATGGACTGGTTCTGGCCCGAGGGGTTCTACACCCTCGTCATGATCGGGGGCTTCGCCTTCGGGGCCTTCGCCCTCAAGCTCCCCATCGCCGTCGCCATGGGAGGGGCCGCCGTCGTCGGGGCCCTCGTCGGAGGGGCCGGCTTTCCCCTGCGCCATCTCGTCGAGGGGACCTTCGGCTACCTCGACACGATCCTCATCATCGCCACGGCCATGATCTTCATGAAGACCGTCGAGAGCATCGGCCTTCTCGAGTCGGTGGCGGCCTGGATGATCCGCCGCTTCCGCCGGGCGCCGGCCCTCCTCTCCCTGGGCATCATGGCCCTCATCATGGTGCCCGGCATGATCACCGGCTCGTCGACGGCGGCGGTCCTCACGACGGGTGCCCTCGTCGCTCCCGTCCTGATCCGCCTCGGCGTTCCGGCCGTCAAGACGGCGGCGGCCATCGCCATGGGCGCCATCTACGGCATGATCGCCCCGCCCATCAACCTGCCGGCCATGATCATCGGCGGCGGCATCGACATGCCCTACGTCGGCTTCGGCCTTCCTCTCCTGGTCTGCACCGTTCCCCTGGCCGTCTTCACGGCCTTCCATCTCATCTATCCCGATCTGCGCAAAAAGGACGAAGATCCGACGCTGGAGCGGGAGCTGGCCCGGATGGCTCGCACCCCCCTGTCGCTGCGTCTTTTCGCTCCCATCGTCGTTCTCACCGTCCTTCTCGGCGGAGAGCGTCTCTTCCCCGCGGTCTGGCCTCCCCTGGGCATGCCCCTCGACTTCCTCCTCGCCTCGGCCGTGGCCCTCTTCGTCGGCGTCAAGTGGAACCCTCTCGAGACGGTCACGGCGGCCATCAACGACGCCCTACCCGTCATGGGCATCCTCATGGGCGTGGGGATGTTCATCCAGATCATGACCCTCATCGGCGTCCGGGGCTTCGTCGTCGTCTCGGCCCTGGCCCTGCCCGCCTGGCTTCTCTATGTGGGCATCGCCACCTCCATGCCCCTTTTCGGCGCCGTATCGGCCTTCGGCTCGGCGTCCGTTCTGGGCGTCCCCTTCCTGTTGGCCCTGCTGGGACGGAACGAGATCATCGTCGGATCGGCCCTGAGCCTCATCGCCGGCCTGGGCGATCTCATGCCGCCCACGGCCCTGGCGGGCATCTTCGCCGCCCAGGTCGTCGGCGAGGAGAACTACTTCAGGGTCCTTCGGTACTGCGTCGTCCCCGGCCTTCTGACGGCTGCCTGGGGCATCGCCGTCATTCTCGGCGCCAAGACGATCGCCGGCATTCTCTACTAGGAGGTGGCCTAGATGACGTTCATCTACCGTGGCATCGCCCTTTTCGTCCTGGCCCTGATCCTGCGCTGCCTCTTCCGGGAGAAGGACTTCTGGAAGCAGGTGACGGCGACGATGGTCATCGTCCCTCTCGTCATGCGCATCCTTCTTGTGAAGTGAGGAGGAAGACCGTGAATTTCAGCCTGAAAGGCAGCAAAAAGACGGCCCTCTTCCTCCTGGCCCTGGCCCTGGCCGTGATGGGCTGGACGGGACACTCCTTCCTCGCCATGCACGAGGCCGACGTCGTCGTCCCCGCTCCCGGCTTCGTCGAGCATCGCCTCTCGGAGTGGTTCGACGGCATCGCCGGCACCCCGGCCGACACGGCCGTCTACATCCAGGACAGCGGCCTTCCCGGGGGGACCGTCTTCGTCATGGGCGGCACCCACCCCAACGAGCCGGCAGCCTCCATGGCCGCCGTCCTGCTCCTCGAAAGGGCTCACGTCACGGCGGGACGCCTCATCGTCGTCCCCTTCGCCAACATGATGGCCTTCAACCACAATTCGCCCCAGGAGGGGCACCCTCAGGCCTTCCATTTCGCCCTTCCCGACGGATCGAGACGGGTCTTCCGCTACGGCTCCAGGGCGACGAACGCCATCTACCAGTGGCCCGCGCCCGACATCTACATTCACGAGCCTTCGGGACAGAATCTGGCCGGCAGCGAGAGCAGCAACCTCAACCGGGCCCATCCGGGGCTGCCCGACGGCAATCTCACCCAGCGCCTGGCTTACGCCCTGCTGGAGATGATCCGGAAGGAGAAGGTCGACTTGGCCTTCGACCTCCACGAGGCCTCGCCCGAGTACCCCGTCGTCAACGCCATCGTGGCCCACGAGAAAAGCATGGAGCTGGCCGCCATGGTGACGATGGAGCTCGAGGCGGCGGGGATTCCCATGCGCCTCGAGCCCTCGCCGACGAACCTCAGGGGGCTGACGCACCGCGAATGGGGCGACAACAGCGACGTCATGCCCATCCTGATGGAGACGGGCAATCCCAGCCAGGGCCGCCTCCGGGGCCGGACCGACGAGGCCCTCGTCCTCACCGGAGAGGACAAGTTCTACGCCAAGGCCTCCGAGCTGGGGCGGCTTTTCATCCCCTACGAGAGGGATCAGCCCATCGATCTGCGCGTGGCCCGTCATGTGACGGCCATCATGAGCTTCGTGGAAATGCTGGGGATGGTGAAGCCCGAGGCGGAGATCGCCGTCGACGGCGTTCCCTCCTACGGGGAGATCGTGGAACGGGGTCTGGGCGCCTTCCTGGCCCCGCTGCCCCGGAGCTAGGCGGAACGGTCTCCTTCCCTCAGGGGGGCGGCCTTTTCATGACGGTTCCCTCGGGGACCGATTCGAAGGGAGGAGTGGTTTCATGAAAAAGAGAGTTATCTGTCTCCTGGCGGCGCTCTGCATCGTCCTGACCGGTGCGGCCTGGGCCGTCGATTTCCAGGACGTGACGGCCCGTCACGGCATGGTCTCGTCGGCCCACGAGCTGGCCTCCAGGGCCGGAGTGGAGATCCTCCAGAAGGGCGGCAACGCTATCGACGCCGCCGTGGCCACCATGCTGGCCCTCAACGTCGTCGAGCCCAACGCCTCGGGCATCGGCGGCGGCGGCTTCATGGTCGTCCGCTTCGCCGCCACGGGGGAAGTGGTCTTCCTCGATTACCGCGAGACGGCCCCCGCCTCGGCGACGAAGGATCTCTTCGCCTCCGAACAGGCCAAGGCCGAGAAGTGGTCCGTCCTGGGCGGCAGGTCCGTCGGCGTCCCGGGACAGGTCCTGGGCATGTTCACGGCCCTCGAGAAGTACGGCACCCTCTCCTTCGCCCAGGTGGCCGAGCCGGCCATCCGCCTCGCCGAGGAGGGCTTCGAGGTCCATCCCATGCAGACGGGCATCATCGCCGACAACTTCGAGAAGATGGCCGCCTACAACGACCTCGATCGGTCGGCCTTCTTCGAGGGAGGCCTTCCCATCGAGGCCGGCAAAACCCTCCGTCAGCCCGGACTGGCCAAATCCTTCCGCCTCCTGGCCGAGCAGGGGCCCGACGCCTTCTATCGGGGCCCCCTCGGCGAGGCCGTCGTCGCCTCCGTCAACGCCTCGGGCGGCGCCATGACGATGAAAGATCTCCAGGGCTACGCCGTCAAGGTGGGCGAACCCGTCCAGGGCAGCTACAGGGGCTACCAGATCTTCTCGACGCCTCCCGCCTCCAGCGGCGGCACCCACATCATCCAGCTTCTCAACATCATGGAGACCTTCCCCGTCTCGAGCTGGAGGCACAACCAGCCCCAGCATCTCCACACCCTGGCCGAGGCGATGAAACTCGTCTTCGCCGATCGGGGCAAGTACATGGCCGACACGGCCTTCGTCAACGTCCCCCTCAGGGGCCTGACCAGCAAGGAGTACGCCGCCAAGCTGGCCGGCAAGATCAAAAGCGATGCCGTCATGGTCGACGTCGAGGCCGATTATCCCTGGACCTACGACAACCAGAAGGCCATGGCCTATGTGGGCGGCACCGATGACCAGCACATTTCGACGAGCCACTTCTCCGTCGTCGACGCCAAGGGCAACATCGTCGCCTCGACGAACACCGTCAACTATTTCTTCGGCTCCGGCGTCGTCGTCCCCGAGTACGGCTTCGTTCTCAACAACCAGATGGACGACTTCTCCTCCGACCCCCAGAGCGTCAATGCCCCCGAGCCGGGCAAACGTCCCCTTTCGTCCATGTCGCCTTCCGTCGTCCTCGATCCCCAGGGCCGTCCCTTCATGACCATCGGCGCCGCCGGGGCCTGGAGGATCATCACCGCCGTGAGCCAGATCATCATGAACGTCGTCGATTTCGGCATGACCATGGATGAGGCCATCGAGCAGCCCCGGATCTTCACCTACGCCTCGGGCGGCAAGCGCGGTCCTCTGCGCATGGAGGACGCCATCGATCCCGATGTGGCGGCCCTTCTCGAGTGGCGCGGCCACAACGTCGAAGTCCAGCCCCGCGGCGGCTATTACGGAACAGCTCAGGGCATCCTCTTCGTCGACGGCGTCATGCACGGCGGGGCCGACAGCCGCCGTCTCGGCGTTCCCGTAGGCTACTAGGCGAGGGCGGGGGAGGGGCGACAGGCTCTTTCTCCCCTTCTGGATCGACGATCTCCGATGGAGTAGTCTAAGGGGGCGGCCCTCGGGTCGCCCCCCTTCGTGGGGAAAAGAGGAGGGAACGGGACTGATTCGACCTGTCTATTCCGTCATCGTCACGGGCACGCGGGGCAAGAGCAGCGTCGTCCGCCTTCTGGCGGCCGCCTTTCTCTCTCTGGGGATCTCCTGCCGGGCCCGTTTCACCGGCGTCGTGCCCACGGAGATCTCCCCCGAGGGGACGCGCACCCTCCTCCGCTCCCAGGGCGGCCACATCGAGGAGCTCCGCTGGTGGCTCCGCCAGCTGCCGCCGACGGAGGCCGTCGTCGTCGAAAACAGCGCCGTATCGCCCGACCTGCAGATCCTGGCCTCGCGCTGGCTCCGGCCCCGCCTTCTGATCGTCACCAATGTCCGGGCCGATCACGAGGAGGTCTGGGGGCCCGGCAGAGAGGGAGCCCGCCGTGCCCTCCTGGCGGGCATCTCCCCCTCCGTTCCCGTCCTTCTCGGCGAGGAGGCTTCCGGTGACGCGCCCCTCCGTTCCGCCCTCGAGGCCCGTGCCTCTTCCGTCCACACCCTTCCGCCGGGCGAAGGGGGCTACGAGGCGGGCAACCGTCGCCTGGCCCTGGCGGCCCTGGCCTTTTTCGGCCTCGACCCCTCCGGCGTCGATTTCGACTCCCATCTCGCCGACGATCGGGGCCGCTTCCGCCTCGTCCGGGTCGGATCGGGCCTGCTCGCCTGTGCCTTTGCGGCCAACGAGCCGGAGAGCACCGAATTCCTCTGGCGCCGGACGGGGTGGTCGGCCGAGGAGACGACCCTTCTTTACAACCATCGCCGGGACAGGCCGGGCCGCCTTCGGGCCTTCCGCCCCTGGATCGCCTCCAGGGCCTGGAGAGAGCGCCTCCTCTGCGGCGACCACCCCTGGCGATTCCACGGCATGGCCTGGACGCCCCTATCCTCCTTCGAGGAACTGAAGGACCTCGCCGCGTCGCGAAGGCGCCTTTTCGGCTGCGGCAACGCCTCCGGTCTGCCTCTGGAGGCCCTCGACGCCTGCGAGGAGGTCCCCCTGCGATGACGTCCTCTCTTCTCGTCGCCCTTTCCGTCGCCCTCGGCATGGCCTTCTACGGCAGGACGGGCCTTTCCGGAGGGGGCATCCTCTCTCCGGGGCTGTTGGCCCTCCAGGGCGCTTCCTCCCGTCCTCTGATCGCCACAGTGGCCGCCGCCCTTCTCCTTCTGCCCCTCATCGAGGGGGCCGTCCGCCTTCTGGGGCTCTACGGACGGCAGCGCCTGGCCTTCGCCCTCCTGGCCGCCCTTGCCCTGCGAGGGTTTCTCCCCTTCCTCCTGCCTCCGGGAAGCGGCGTTCCGGTCTGGGTGGGATGGGTCGTCCCCGGTCTCGTCGCCGCCGATATGGAACGCCAGGGCATCGTTCCCACCGTGGCCGCCCTGATCCTTCTCACGGCCTCGACCCTTCTGCTGGGAGGCCTCCTGCCGTGAGGGGCCGTGCCCTTGCCGACGGTCTCGTCCAGCTCCTCTTCGGTCCTCCGGCGCCGCTCAAGAGGCGCAACGTCGCCCTCCTCCTGCTGTGTGCGGCCCTGGCGGCTCTCCTCTGCCTCGCCCCGTCGGGCCCTCTCTCCAATGAGGAAGAAAGGGCCTGGGAGAGAGTCCGGGCGGCCCAGGACCACCTGGCCTCCTGCCGGGCTGCGAGGGGGATGGGGCCCTCGGCCGAGGATCCCTTCTCGACGGGGCTCATCGGCGTCGAGTGGAGTCCTCTGACGACGACGCTGGGCTCGCTGCCGTCGAAGCAGGCCTCGACGAACCCCGTCTGGGCCGTCCTCTTCCTGCGCTGGTTCGACCGGTTGGGCCTGAAATCGGGAGACCGCGTCGCCTTCCTTTCGTCGGCCTCCTTCCCGGGGCTGCTCCTTTCGGGGTTGGCCGCCGCCGAGGAGCGCGGTCTCGACGTCCTCCTCATCGCCTCCCTGGGCGCCTCGACGTGGGGGGCCAACGAGGTCTCCTTCCCCCTGCCCGTCATCCTGAGCGAGCTGCGCCTCGGCGGGTATCTGTCGACGAAGGCGGCCTTCTACTCACTGGGAGGCGATGACGAGAGGGGCGGCGGCTTTTCCGACGAGGGGGCGGCGATCCTGAAAGAGAGCGCCGAGGCCGAGGGCGTCCCTCTCGTCTTCGGCCTCGGCTCCGTCGTCGAGGCCAAGAAAGAGGCCCTCCGGGCCTTCTCCCCCCGCCTCGTCGTCCAGATCGGCGGCGGACGGGCCAATCTCGGCGACGACGAGGTCGTCCTCTCCCTGCCGCCGGGCCTTC
The DNA window shown above is from Aminithiophilus ramosus and carries:
- a CDS encoding succinylglutamate desuccinylase/aspartoacylase family protein gives rise to the protein MNFSLKGSKKTALFLLALALAVMGWTGHSFLAMHEADVVVPAPGFVEHRLSEWFDGIAGTPADTAVYIQDSGLPGGTVFVMGGTHPNEPAASMAAVLLLERAHVTAGRLIVVPFANMMAFNHNSPQEGHPQAFHFALPDGSRRVFRYGSRATNAIYQWPAPDIYIHEPSGQNLAGSESSNLNRAHPGLPDGNLTQRLAYALLEMIRKEKVDLAFDLHEASPEYPVVNAIVAHEKSMELAAMVTMELEAAGIPMRLEPSPTNLRGLTHREWGDNSDVMPILMETGNPSQGRLRGRTDEALVLTGEDKFYAKASELGRLFIPYERDQPIDLRVARHVTAIMSFVEMLGMVKPEAEIAVDGVPSYGEIVERGLGAFLAPLPRS
- a CDS encoding TRAP transporter large permease subunit translates to MDWFWPEGFYTLVMIGGFAFGAFALKLPIAVAMGGAAVVGALVGGAGFPLRHLVEGTFGYLDTILIIATAMIFMKTVESIGLLESVAAWMIRRFRRAPALLSLGIMALIMVPGMITGSSTAAVLTTGALVAPVLIRLGVPAVKTAAAIAMGAIYGMIAPPINLPAMIIGGGIDMPYVGFGLPLLVCTVPLAVFTAFHLIYPDLRKKDEDPTLERELARMARTPLSLRLFAPIVVLTVLLGGERLFPAVWPPLGMPLDFLLASAVALFVGVKWNPLETVTAAINDALPVMGILMGVGMFIQIMTLIGVRGFVVVSALALPAWLLYVGIATSMPLFGAVSAFGSASVLGVPFLLALLGRNEIIVGSALSLIAGLGDLMPPTALAGIFAAQVVGEENYFRVLRYCVVPGLLTAAWGIAVILGAKTIAGILY
- a CDS encoding ribonucleoside triphosphate reductase; this translates as MVIRFIRKRDGQEVDFDVRKVERAVEKAARAVGRDEPEQIGRDVARGVTAYLQIFFSREGIPAVEQVQDLVEKILLEKGYADVGKAYILYREQHARMRDTQRLVGGAVDMVNQYLERIDWKVNENSNMSYSLQGLNNYIASEITAQYWLQEIYPPAVRDAHVAADLHIHDLSNLSVYCCGWDIQDLLRSGFTGVATKTGSLPPRHFRTALGQIVNFFYTLQGESAGAQAFANFDTCLAPFIHYDGLSYREVKQSLQEFVFNLNVPTRVGFQTPFTNITLDLTVPAGMAGTPAIVGGRFMDRTLGEFQAEMDMLNRAFAEVMLEGDANGKVFGFPIPTYNITEDFDWDNPVLDPVWEMTAKYGIPYFANFIHSDMSPDDARSMCCRLRLDNRELRKRGGGLFGSNPMTGSIGVVTINMARIGFLARTESEFFDRLLHLMDLARESLEIKRKALEKLTEAGLYPYSRFYLREIKRASGNYWNNHFNTIGVNGMNEALLNFHGHDLTRQEGIDFAAKVMRRMRDRLADYQEATGNLYNLEATPAEGVTYRFARKDKELFGARIACANQENWLHGAEPYYTNSSQLPVGFTDDIFEALDLQDELQTLYTGGTVFHGFLGENLPDVDSVKALVRRIADHYRIPYYTITPTFSVCPVHGYIPGAHEFCPYCDAERGYVEEEKIS
- a CDS encoding gamma-polyglutamic acid synthetase, yielding MPTEISPEGTRTLLRSQGGHIEELRWWLRQLPPTEAVVVENSAVSPDLQILASRWLRPRLLIVTNVRADHEEVWGPGREGARRALLAGISPSVPVLLGEEASGDAPLRSALEARASSVHTLPPGEGGYEAGNRRLALAALAFFGLDPSGVDFDSHLADDRGRFRLVRVGSGLLACAFAANEPESTEFLWRRTGWSAEETTLLYNHRRDRPGRLRAFRPWIASRAWRERLLCGDHPWRFHGMAWTPLSSFEELKDLAASRRRLFGCGNASGLPLEALDACEEVPLR
- the pgsW gene encoding poly-gamma-glutamate system protein, which translates into the protein MRGRALADGLVQLLFGPPAPLKRRNVALLLLCAALAALLCLAPSGPLSNEEERAWERVRAAQDHLASCRAARGMGPSAEDPFSTGLIGVEWSPLTTTLGSLPSKQASTNPVWAVLFLRWFDRLGLKSGDRVAFLSSASFPGLLLSGLAAAEERGLDVLLIASLGASTWGANEVSFPLPVILSELRLGGYLSTKAAFYSLGGDDERGGGFSDEGAAILKESAEAEGVPLVFGLGSVVEAKKEALRAFSPRLVVQIGGGRANLGDDEVVLSLPPGLLDASFADRGGNGLIASALQEGWPVLHLLNLAEVARREGIPFDGRPVRRGPAPFRRLRALAGGGLFLLLLVRYRRWELSD
- a CDS encoding MliC family protein, which codes for MKKIGLVLILALIGLALFRVTVGGEAPPTVTGGDPVAYRCDNGDRVVARYYGLADGSLHFVRLSFPGGEYTLPQLLSASGARYSDEARLVWWVKGDEVRVESRDEEGEWRDWGSCRVEP
- the ggt gene encoding gamma-glutamyltransferase; this translates as MKKRVICLLAALCIVLTGAAWAVDFQDVTARHGMVSSAHELASRAGVEILQKGGNAIDAAVATMLALNVVEPNASGIGGGGFMVVRFAATGEVVFLDYRETAPASATKDLFASEQAKAEKWSVLGGRSVGVPGQVLGMFTALEKYGTLSFAQVAEPAIRLAEEGFEVHPMQTGIIADNFEKMAAYNDLDRSAFFEGGLPIEAGKTLRQPGLAKSFRLLAEQGPDAFYRGPLGEAVVASVNASGGAMTMKDLQGYAVKVGEPVQGSYRGYQIFSTPPASSGGTHIIQLLNIMETFPVSSWRHNQPQHLHTLAEAMKLVFADRGKYMADTAFVNVPLRGLTSKEYAAKLAGKIKSDAVMVDVEADYPWTYDNQKAMAYVGGTDDQHISTSHFSVVDAKGNIVASTNTVNYFFGSGVVVPEYGFVLNNQMDDFSSDPQSVNAPEPGKRPLSSMSPSVVLDPQGRPFMTIGAAGAWRIITAVSQIIMNVVDFGMTMDEAIEQPRIFTYASGGKRGPLRMEDAIDPDVAALLEWRGHNVEVQPRGGYYGTAQGILFVDGVMHGGADSRRLGVPVGY
- a CDS encoding anaerobic ribonucleoside-triphosphate reductase activating protein, whose amino-acid sequence is MKLAGLIRTSLLDDPGYICCVAFTSGCDLRCPYCHNGDLVEGAVDGEGFPLERLWDHLEARRGRLDGVAFTGGEPTLQPDLAEVLAEARVRGFRVKLDTNGTRPGVLEELLGRRLVDRVALDVKLPLERYGELGASPDRIEAVGKSLSLLLEGAVDVLFRTTVVPGLHDETDMEAIAKLCRGGGVSSSRTSVPAKPSIPPTERELPSRRRGWRGFGKSSRHRASSSTYDPEGSRSIRERRAAPNGKGQENSL
- a CDS encoding DUF6305 family protein — protein: MKKQLSLFLLAFVLSVASVGAAHAADVALTSVGQSPDAVMARVVFRKLAVDVDYDALMKPEALAGQKVLVAVVGGSSKGLGAAGIDQDQEKARAIALIEAAKTKGIKVLVMHVGGEGRRGTLSDLFIEAVVPLADHLIVVEGADKDGLFTRLVEGKGIAVDTAATVRATDEPLKALLALWGVL
- the nrdD gene encoding anaerobic ribonucleoside-triphosphate reductase, which codes for MEKDKRTRCEIYSRVVGFLTPVSQWNKGKKEEFRDRRTFDRVLEKKAQVAVH
- a CDS encoding poly-gamma-glutamate biosynthesis protein PgsC/CapC, with protein sequence MTSSLLVALSVALGMAFYGRTGLSGGGILSPGLLALQGASSRPLIATVAAALLLLPLIEGAVRLLGLYGRQRLAFALLAALALRGFLPFLLPPGSGVPVWVGWVVPGLVAADMERQGIVPTVAALILLTASTLLLGGLLP